A window of Phaseolus vulgaris cultivar G19833 chromosome 4, P. vulgaris v2.0, whole genome shotgun sequence genomic DNA:
ACTAATGGTGATTTAGTATCTTTGTGTGAGCAGTTCCTCGTATTTATACCACCCACTACAGCGGTGAAAGGAAATGCAATTAGTTTGTCTTGGCTTAACAACACTTTTCAGGAATTGCCACATCATGCAACCGATGATGTTATTGCTCAACATGCTCGAGCTCACATATTAACACTTATTGGGAGTCTATTGATGCCTGATTCTTCAGGTAGTAAGGTACATTTAATGTATCTATTATTGTTGGCTGACTTGAACAACGTTAGAAATTATAGTTGGGGGTCAGCTGTATTGGCTTCTTTGTATCGTGCGCTCGATCACGGAATAGACTTTAATCAAGATAATATTGGAGGTTGCACGCTGCTTTTACAGTGTTGGGCATGGGAACGCCTAACATGCATTTCTCCACAACTTCAACCATTGACCGATGAAGAAGTTCAACAAGGGGTTGGTTTCCCACTCGGGAAAAGGTatgctatttttttattaattttcgaGACAAGAAAACAAAGTTCTTAATATTCCTTTGCTTATATTAGGTGGACTCGGAGGATGCATAGGACGCACACAGGAGGAACCACTGTTCCTCAAATATGAGCAATGTTTGATGGCATTAAAGCTAAAGAGGTTGTAACCAATATATAAACTAACATATCATTTTATCTGAAAATTTCATATTACTGATGTTTCAAACATTTATTTACAGTTTCTTTGGACTCCATATCGAGTGGATTATGTTAGGCGCTTGATCACTATCGAGGTTTCCCCAATTGCACGAGCGGTAGTTCCTCTCATATGTTTCGCAACGGTTGAATTTCATCAGGTTGATAGGGTTATGCGCCAATTTGGATTTCGACAAAGTATTCCACATGACCCATTCAATCTTGATCAACTTCACAAAGAGGATATGAGAGGACGAACTGATCGATATTGGCCACAATATCATGTGGCATGGATAGCGATGTGGAATGACCGTCATAATTGTCTAATTCAGGGAAATCAATTTAATGGAAATGGTCATTTGCATGACAAGTCAACATACATGCAATGGTACATCAACCATACTATCTGCTACATCTCACCTATAGAGTCATCGTCCGAggatgatgtaagttcaattacaaaattatttattattcttcattcactcatccaaaattaacacatattttcaaaacaatatGATATGCCACATGAGACTACACAACCTCACTATCAACATCATGTCGGGTCTTCTTCTCAAGTTCAATCGTTTCAACAACAATCTTTTCGTCTGCCAGGTGTTCAACCGACCCAGTTGTTCGGATATAGGGATCAACCTCACATGTCATTCCATCAACCACCTTTCAACTACTCAACATCTCCATCTTAACAACAATTTTTTGTTGGTCCATCAAATCCCTTTGCAACCTCTACCATGACCCCCCCATCTGCCTACAATCCAATGTCATCCATGCAGTATTATCGACCAATAATGCCTTCACAGGTGTCCGAAAATCAGAATGATGATAATGAAGTCGAAGGCACTGACGATGACATTCCACCTCCACCCCCTCCTACCCTTCCATCCGAACAACAGCCACAATAACGACCACGAAGACAACGAAGAAGACCACCATGCGGCACAGCTTCACATAAATGACAACTTTTCCTACATCTCTATTTTATAATCATGTATGAATTgtacttatttattattttataaatattgttaaacactaccctatttatttataactatATCAACTATAAATGCTACTTCatgaatataatttcaattttttaaaaacaacaaaagtatttttaattttaacatttaaaaaatactaaatatattACATTTATTACACAACTTATTTTTAATCCAACTTAATCTTGGGTAACTTTGTTTCttgtgaaaacaaaaatttagttttaatagttttaattttaaaaattattattatataaattttttaatttttaacaaaattaattatttaaaaaaatgaactgAACTTGCCAATACGGTTGGCAACTTCAATGGAGTAAAATTGTCAACCCAGTATCCAATTTTATTTACACTGAAGTTGCCAACCCAATtagaaactttaattaaaaaataaaaaatgagaagattaacaaatttaattgatgtTCCTACACCATTGGCAACTTTGACCAAGAATTGCCTATTTCTGTAATTTTTTCTGCTTTTACCCATTTacgtaaatatgaaaaaaaaaaatacaccatTTTAGTGAAAAACCCAATATTATGATGTATTAAGGAACTAACTTGCAACTAAAAGGATTATGTGATTCGGATTGGACCACTTGATCGTGGATTATGCTATTAACAACTGAATTTTGTATGTTTTTGGGTTCCTCCTTGATCAGCTGATAATCAAATGAAGGAATCTAATATTTCTAAATCAATATCTAAAATTGAGTATCATACTTTTACTACTTTAGATTGTGAACTTCAATGTTAAAGTATTTGATCGATGAATTCAAAGTTAAAATTCAAACACCAGAGATAACTAACatatgtaatataaaaatagattGTCATCTTGTTTTGGAAAAGTTTCGATCAAAACTCTTCCAGATGCTACCAATCACCTCCTCAACATTGTGATTTTACTCCTGCAATTTCTAAGCTTGGGTTGATGCATTTC
This region includes:
- the LOC137838855 gene encoding protein MAIN-LIKE 1-like; this translates as MSLLRLQDKHVTKDVWEGNERLLRPRRHAIWILKHEDILDQRVKQLIDHSGFGHLLKFKNIDFNHVLLTALVERWRSETHTFHFPLGETTVTLEDVELILGLPVDGQAVTGITNGDLVSLCEQFLVFIPPTTAVKGNAISLSWLNNTFQELPHHATDDVIAQHARAHILTLIGSLLMPDSSGSKFLWTPYRVDYVRRLITIEVSPIARAVVPLICFATVEFHQVDRVMRQFGFRQSIPHDPFNLDQLHKEDMRGRTDRYWPQYHVAWIAMWNDRHNCLIQGNQFNGNGHLHDKSTYMQWYINHTICYISPIESSSEDDVSENQNDDNEVEGTDDDIPPPPPPTLPSEQQPQ